A genomic segment from Chitinophaga niabensis encodes:
- a CDS encoding tyrosine-type recombinase/integrase produces the protein MGYGKRTPKGEISIDNHLGRIRLRWRHNKQRHQLNLPYSYTPENIHYATVKAAEIKLDIMKGYFDPSLEKYKPPVTIKPAKVKTLEELPAVIAGPVHLLFLHELAAKFNVWGNNIRNIDVENSIDYLYTRKVLEKWVDVPIELIAEKLNAEDWAVTTYNRRLHYLKTFFIWLLTNGIITQNYLADVCRKKDKNKKKTARREPISEKEISSFLKAIRNDTYCPPASRFKHSYYYPFLLFIFHTGVRNAEAIGLRVRHIDLEKGQIEISEAFARTIKGANHAARIRKDTKMGNTRYLPMSDDLRLLLIPQMEMKAPDDFVFLSPYGLSIDDRMLQRRIFKPVMIKLGIGDKDLYVARHCFGTRAVQQGMPVTDVAYLMGHSTIETAMRNYVSVNKPAVSLPAINLSRN, from the coding sequence ATGGGTTATGGAAAAAGGACTCCTAAAGGAGAGATAAGCATAGATAACCATTTGGGTAGGATAAGATTACGATGGAGGCATAATAAGCAAAGGCATCAGTTAAACCTGCCTTATTCTTATACCCCAGAAAATATCCACTATGCTACAGTAAAAGCAGCAGAAATCAAGCTTGATATAATGAAAGGGTACTTTGATCCTTCATTAGAAAAGTACAAACCTCCTGTAACAATTAAGCCAGCAAAGGTCAAAACCTTAGAAGAATTACCAGCAGTTATTGCAGGGCCTGTACATCTTCTCTTTCTTCACGAACTGGCAGCAAAATTTAATGTTTGGGGTAATAACATCAGGAATATTGATGTGGAAAATTCCATTGACTATCTATATACAAGGAAGGTGCTGGAAAAATGGGTAGATGTACCAATCGAACTTATAGCAGAAAAGCTGAATGCAGAAGATTGGGCTGTTACTACTTATAACAGAAGATTACACTATCTGAAAACCTTCTTTATCTGGCTTCTGACTAATGGGATTATTACGCAAAACTATTTAGCTGATGTATGTAGGAAAAAGGATAAGAATAAGAAGAAAACTGCCAGAAGAGAGCCTATCTCTGAAAAGGAGATTTCCAGCTTTTTAAAAGCTATAAGGAATGATACATATTGTCCTCCTGCATCCAGGTTTAAACACTCTTACTACTATCCTTTCCTTCTATTCATATTTCATACTGGTGTAAGGAATGCAGAAGCTATAGGGCTAAGGGTGAGGCACATTGACCTTGAGAAAGGGCAGATTGAAATTTCAGAGGCTTTTGCTCGTACTATAAAAGGGGCTAATCATGCTGCAAGGATCAGGAAGGATACCAAGATGGGGAATACTAGATATTTACCCATGAGTGATGACCTGAGACTACTTCTTATACCCCAGATGGAAATGAAGGCACCTGATGACTTTGTATTCTTATCACCTTATGGTCTATCAATCGATGATAGAATGCTGCAAAGGAGAATATTTAAGCCTGTAATGATAAAGCTGGGTATTGGAGATAAGGACTTGTATGTGGCTAGACATTGTTTTGGAACAAGAGCAGTGCAACAAGGTATGCCTGTTACTGATGTTGCCTATTTAATGGGGCATAGTACTATAGAGACAGCTATGAGGAATTATGTCAGTGTAAATAAGCCTGCTGTTAGCCTTCCTGCAATCAATTTGAGCAGGAACTAA
- a CDS encoding AlbA family DNA-binding domain-containing protein: MLLRGKKVTELLNADILSLIDDQIPESLTLDYKRDFKLKDDGEKSEFLADITAFHNTEGGIIIFGLEDEKNENNQNTGIPKLPSENGVLIDNYDNEKNKIEEIVRNSTDPQLNHLAFSELLVVNGCKVFAISIPKNLSLPTRVSFRKSSKFYRRGNAGKYLLGTHELYSLFIKNMEIREKAKEFIYSRINEVRNNHFWDNIGLVPGILIHIIPLSNMGNSTLEFLPSTAQNDMIQMLSPIMSEGYNYNHCFEGFIIHSHPYNDLYSYNLIFRDGSIEIFTTGVFSQDGSGYYSLSGELLASCLLEQLKKAFVYFSTIEVEGPFCISLALNNLEGVPFSGSYRQRKSFRTPNIQFPVIVIQSFEQDFKKAIASMFHVIWQSAGYEMCPSDILQKI, translated from the coding sequence ATGTTATTAAGAGGGAAGAAGGTTACTGAACTTTTAAATGCAGATATTTTGTCGTTAATAGACGATCAGATTCCTGAATCTCTAACTCTAGATTATAAAAGGGATTTTAAGCTAAAAGATGATGGTGAAAAATCAGAGTTTTTAGCTGATATAACTGCTTTTCACAATACAGAAGGGGGGATAATTATTTTTGGTCTAGAGGATGAAAAGAATGAGAATAATCAGAATACAGGAATCCCTAAATTACCTTCTGAAAATGGAGTTCTTATAGATAATTATGACAATGAGAAAAATAAAATTGAGGAAATTGTCAGAAATAGTACAGATCCTCAACTGAACCATTTAGCCTTTAGTGAACTATTGGTAGTTAATGGATGTAAAGTATTTGCAATATCTATTCCTAAAAATCTATCATTACCTACAAGGGTGAGTTTCAGAAAATCTAGTAAATTCTATAGAAGAGGAAATGCTGGGAAATATTTACTTGGCACTCATGAATTATATAGCCTTTTTATTAAAAATATGGAAATAAGAGAAAAAGCGAAAGAATTTATTTATTCTAGGATAAATGAAGTTCGCAATAATCATTTCTGGGATAATATTGGTTTAGTGCCAGGAATTTTAATACATATTATTCCATTGTCAAACATGGGTAATTCTACTTTAGAATTCTTGCCAAGTACTGCACAAAATGATATGATTCAGATGCTGTCTCCTATTATGTCAGAAGGATATAATTATAATCATTGTTTTGAGGGGTTTATTATTCATTCTCATCCATATAATGACCTTTATTCTTATAATTTAATCTTTAGAGATGGTTCTATTGAAATTTTCACTACAGGTGTTTTTAGCCAAGATGGAAGTGGTTACTATAGCTTGTCTGGAGAACTATTAGCTAGTTGTTTGCTAGAACAGTTAAAGAAAGCATTTGTTTATTTTTCTACAATAGAAGTTGAAGGCCCTTTTTGTATCTCTTTGGCTCTGAATAATTTAGAGGGAGTGCCTTTTTCTGGAAGTTACAGGCAAAGAAAAAGCTTTAGAACTCCCAATATTCAGTTTCCTGTTATAGTTATTCAGTCTTTTGAGCAAGATTTTAAGAAGGCAATAGCTTCTATGTTTCATGTAATATGGCAAAGTGCTGGATATGAAATGTGCCCTTCTGATATTCTTCAAAAAATATGA
- the fdhD gene encoding formate dehydrogenase accessory sulfurtransferase FdhD — protein MEINSLEMPSIKQVVIRRMDGVSISEFSDILSVEEPLEIKIAYDAGINRTQKNISVTMRTPGNDQELAAGFLFTEGIISSKDDIKIISHTNNTVMVELTEGFIPFLVQSDRNFYTTSSCGVCGKDSIQSIRTVNAFCHLDKPQLNLSTDLLFQLPDKLREAQRGFAASGGLHATGLFSLDGSLLLLREDVGRHNALDKLIGSALFEGLMPLNQHILLLSGRASFELIQKAAMAGISIVAAIGAPSSLAVELAKEFDMTLLGFLKENRFNIYNAGQINFK, from the coding sequence ATGGAAATAAACAGTCTTGAAATGCCTTCCATCAAACAGGTTGTTATCAGAAGGATGGATGGCGTATCAATCTCAGAGTTTTCCGATATACTTTCCGTGGAAGAGCCCCTGGAGATAAAGATCGCCTATGATGCCGGAATAAACAGAACGCAAAAGAACATCTCCGTTACCATGCGCACCCCCGGCAACGACCAGGAGCTGGCTGCTGGTTTCCTATTCACAGAAGGCATCATTTCTTCCAAAGATGATATAAAAATCATCTCCCACACCAATAATACCGTGATGGTAGAACTTACAGAAGGATTCATACCTTTCCTGGTACAATCGGACAGGAACTTCTATACAACTTCCAGCTGCGGTGTTTGCGGAAAAGATTCCATCCAATCCATAAGAACAGTCAACGCATTTTGTCATTTAGATAAACCTCAGTTAAACCTGTCTACCGATCTCCTCTTCCAGTTGCCGGATAAATTAAGAGAAGCACAAAGAGGCTTCGCCGCCTCAGGTGGCCTGCATGCAACCGGCCTTTTCTCCCTGGATGGATCATTGCTGCTGTTACGGGAAGATGTAGGCAGGCACAATGCCCTGGACAAATTGATCGGCAGCGCGTTGTTCGAAGGGCTGATGCCATTGAACCAGCATATTTTACTCCTTAGCGGAAGAGCAAGTTTTGAACTAATTCAAAAAGCAGCCATGGCAGGCATTTCAATTGTTGCCGCTATCGGTGCTCCATCAAGCCTGGCCGTAGAGCTTGCTAAAGAATTTGATATGACGCTCCTGGGATTCCTGAAGGAAAACAGGTTTAATATCTACAATGCAGGTCAAATAAATTTTAAATGA
- a CDS encoding dihydroorotase — protein sequence MDILLKNVRIVAPLSPFHGQTNDILIQNGIITDIATNIKADNVKEISGKNLHVSAGWMDVFAHFCDPGQEYKEDLGSGATAAAKGGFTTVMIVPNTQPSLYTKTQIEYVLSKTRYGVVNVLPIGAISKNVEGTTLAEMYEMRQTGAVAFSDGLKPVQSSGIMLKALQYVKAFNGTIIQIPDDTSISGHGLMHEGIHSTQLGMPGKPAIAEEIMLRRDIELAKYTDSNIHFTGISTRQSVELIAAAKADGLKVTCSVTPYHLLFTDADLGTYNSFLKVNPPLRSQDDVNALKDAIRNGVIDCIATHHQPQDWDAKQVEFEYAKHGMIGLESCFGALRTALPDLGLEKLTELLSTAPRSIFGLPNVIIAKGEPANLTWFEPDTTYTFTDKEIGSKSKNSPLLNTELKGKVLGVFNNKQSYLNL from the coding sequence ATGGACATTTTACTCAAAAACGTCAGGATAGTAGCACCTCTCTCCCCTTTTCACGGGCAAACAAATGATATTCTTATACAAAACGGGATCATCACTGATATCGCCACCAATATCAAGGCAGATAACGTGAAAGAGATCTCCGGAAAGAACCTTCACGTTAGCGCCGGATGGATGGATGTTTTTGCACATTTTTGCGACCCCGGCCAGGAATACAAGGAAGATCTGGGCAGCGGAGCCACTGCAGCAGCGAAAGGAGGCTTCACAACGGTAATGATCGTGCCCAATACCCAACCCTCCCTTTACACCAAAACCCAGATAGAATACGTACTCAGCAAAACCCGCTACGGCGTGGTGAACGTACTCCCCATCGGCGCCATCAGCAAAAACGTAGAAGGCACTACCCTGGCGGAAATGTACGAAATGCGGCAAACCGGCGCAGTTGCCTTCTCTGACGGTCTTAAACCCGTTCAGTCTTCCGGTATCATGCTCAAAGCCCTCCAATACGTTAAAGCTTTCAACGGCACCATCATACAGATCCCTGACGATACCAGCATTTCCGGCCATGGCCTCATGCACGAAGGGATCCACTCCACCCAGCTGGGCATGCCGGGCAAACCGGCCATCGCAGAGGAAATTATGCTCCGCAGGGATATTGAACTGGCTAAATATACCGATTCCAATATCCACTTCACAGGCATCAGCACCCGCCAAAGCGTGGAACTGATTGCCGCAGCAAAGGCAGACGGACTAAAAGTGACCTGCTCTGTAACCCCCTACCACCTGCTCTTCACGGATGCAGACCTGGGTACTTACAACAGTTTCCTGAAGGTAAATCCGCCACTGAGGAGCCAGGACGATGTGAATGCGCTTAAAGATGCCATCCGTAACGGGGTGATCGATTGTATCGCTACCCACCATCAGCCACAGGACTGGGACGCCAAACAAGTGGAATTTGAATATGCCAAACACGGCATGATAGGGCTGGAAAGCTGTTTCGGCGCACTCCGCACAGCCCTGCCGGACCTGGGCCTGGAAAAGCTCACAGAACTGCTGAGCACTGCCCCCAGGAGCATCTTTGGCCTCCCAAATGTGATCATTGCCAAAGGGGAACCCGCCAACCTCACCTGGTTTGAGCCGGATACCACCTATACCTTTACGGATAAGGAGATCGGTTCCAAAAGCAAAAACTCTCCCCTGCTCAATACCGAACTGAAGGGTAAAGTGCTGGGGGTGTTCAATAACAAGCAATCTTACCTTAACTTGTAA
- a CDS encoding Asp23/Gls24 family envelope stress response protein, with product MSNFWRFIIFLVGLVLLILPFFVFYVKFGNNQLSDDIEDWANLGEYLNGTFMPLIALAGVLITLLLGTIADQRNQSNIILDQQKQRPLMHVGYFDGEDKIKLFMQNKGIGPLIINNYYLEDRDSGEIKDGIFNCLSGIATMFDNYTGNLNNVVLSPQEKYELLKYSIHDLEESYLLKFEEDRTTLRRTLGRYKLIIEYSDVYNNRMPQYERDLIWFDRH from the coding sequence ATGAGCAATTTTTGGAGATTTATTATATTCCTGGTTGGTCTAGTTTTACTAATCCTCCCCTTTTTTGTTTTCTATGTAAAATTTGGTAATAACCAGCTGTCAGACGATATTGAAGATTGGGCAAATTTAGGTGAATATCTAAATGGAACTTTTATGCCTCTTATTGCCTTAGCTGGAGTATTAATTACTTTACTTCTTGGAACAATTGCTGATCAGAGAAATCAGTCAAATATTATTCTTGATCAACAAAAGCAAAGGCCATTAATGCATGTAGGCTATTTTGATGGAGAGGATAAAATTAAATTATTTATGCAGAATAAAGGTATTGGCCCCTTGATCATAAATAACTATTATTTGGAAGATAGAGATTCTGGAGAAATTAAGGATGGCATATTTAATTGTTTATCAGGAATAGCTACAATGTTTGATAACTACACAGGGAATCTGAATAATGTAGTCTTATCTCCTCAAGAGAAGTATGAGTTGTTAAAATATTCAATTCATGACTTAGAAGAAAGTTATCTTTTGAAATTTGAAGAAGATAGAACAACATTAAGAAGGACTCTTGGTAGGTATAAACTTATAATTGAATATAGTGATGTGTATAATAATAGAATGCCTCAATATGAAAGAGATTTAATTTGGTTTGACAGACATTAA
- a CDS encoding DUF3871 family protein codes for MNEVSLINKFGNHSYIDFEEVSTSKPFLQANTEEFTLTEIRNYHTIPCFAKDNEPLISHCDFMDIAAQVTGDIFNRETILSPSIRLSHPIKGRVPEAKNKAAKDLLEHEKTLYYERMAFVIEVPTISDTIDGNTLSLTIGGVKSYSLDNLNSKKGSDETFKVFIGFKNLVCTNLCVWSDGYKADLRVKSLEQLKNAIYSLIQQYNASLHIKRMKDFTNYNLSERRFVQLIGRCKLYNYLPAHIKAGISPLLFGDNQISAICKDYFKDESFCRNEAGNINLWKMYNLFTGANKSSYIDTFLDRSMNAFMFVDEIKNAMDGTQTSWFIK; via the coding sequence ATGAATGAAGTTTCTCTTATAAATAAGTTTGGAAATCATTCCTACATTGATTTTGAAGAAGTTTCCACATCCAAGCCCTTTCTACAAGCCAATACTGAGGAATTCACCTTAACTGAAATAAGGAATTATCATACAATCCCTTGTTTTGCGAAGGATAATGAGCCATTAATTTCTCATTGTGACTTTATGGATATAGCAGCACAGGTTACAGGAGATATTTTTAATAGGGAAACTATTTTAAGCCCCTCTATTAGATTAAGCCATCCAATTAAAGGCAGAGTGCCAGAAGCTAAAAATAAAGCTGCTAAAGACCTTTTAGAGCATGAAAAGACCCTTTATTATGAAAGGATGGCTTTTGTCATAGAAGTTCCTACTATTTCAGATACAATTGATGGCAATACCCTATCTCTAACCATTGGAGGTGTAAAGTCTTATTCCCTGGATAATCTGAACAGCAAGAAAGGCTCTGATGAAACATTTAAGGTTTTCATAGGCTTCAAAAACTTGGTCTGCACAAATCTGTGTGTTTGGAGTGATGGCTATAAAGCAGATCTAAGGGTCAAAAGTCTTGAACAACTTAAAAATGCTATATACTCACTAATCCAGCAGTATAATGCATCCCTGCACATTAAAAGAATGAAAGATTTTACAAATTATAACTTATCAGAAAGGCGGTTTGTTCAATTGATTGGGAGATGCAAGCTGTACAACTATTTGCCAGCACATATAAAAGCAGGTATATCTCCTTTGCTCTTTGGGGATAACCAGATCAGTGCTATCTGCAAGGACTATTTCAAAGATGAAAGTTTTTGCAGGAATGAAGCAGGGAATATTAATCTTTGGAAGATGTATAACCTATTCACAGGTGCTAACAAAAGTTCTTATATAGATACTTTCCTGGACAGATCAATGAATGCTTTCATGTTTGTTGATGAAATAAAAAATGCAATGGATGGCACACAAACAAGTTGGTTTATAAAGTGA
- a CDS encoding FdhF/YdeP family oxidoreductase, with protein MQEKPNPENPYKLTGLKLTPLKKWAAGIPAVKAALADLFEQGIPLRGTKALFKMNQFGGFDCSSCAWPDPDDDRSPLGEYCENGVKALAEEATTKKITAEFFKDNSVYDLARLNDYEIGRLGRLTEPMYLPEGGTHYQPITWDDAFKKIASHLNALNSPDEAAFYTSGRTSNEASFVYQLFVREYGTNNMPDCSNMCHETSGTALRPTIGIGKGTVKLEDFYDTDVIMIIGQNPGTNAPRMLSALEKGKRNGAKIIAVNPLPEAGLMGFRNPQEISGVIGHGGKLADLYLPVKINGDMALLKAIELLLLDLEGKSPGQVIDREFIEEKTVGYDAFIRQFENYTLEELAEASGVSQADLYEAAQMLAYKKRIIICWGMGITQQPNGVDMIKEMLNILLLKGSIGKPGAGVCPVRGHSNVQGNRTMMINEKPTNAQLDRMQQVFGFNPPRKHGYDVVRAIKAMQEGKLKVLFCMGGNFLSATPDTTYTAAAIRKLNLTAWVSTKLNRGHLIHGKEAIILPTLSRSDLDIVNGELQIISTENSMGVVQSSKGMLTPVSDNLINETQIACRLAIATLRNTVVNWQRYADSYDAVRDDIERCIPGFEDYNKRVREKGGFYLPNAARDGNFITEEFGNHVPFTLTGLPETSLADDEYMMATTRTHDQFNTTIYGLDDRYRGVKNERRVIFMNEKDIEKAGFKAGDKVDLFNYDDNKERIAPLFIIIAYPIPEKNTVTYFPETNVLVSVNNVVKESNMPASKYVKIKIRKHSPGIYERVKELEAAQTFS; from the coding sequence ATGCAAGAAAAACCCAACCCAGAAAACCCCTATAAATTAACCGGCCTGAAGCTAACGCCGCTGAAAAAATGGGCTGCCGGTATTCCTGCTGTTAAAGCAGCATTGGCGGATCTTTTTGAGCAGGGCATACCTCTTCGCGGAACAAAAGCCTTATTCAAAATGAACCAGTTTGGCGGCTTTGATTGTTCAAGCTGCGCATGGCCGGACCCTGATGATGACAGATCTCCCCTCGGTGAATATTGCGAGAATGGCGTGAAGGCTTTGGCTGAAGAAGCCACCACCAAAAAAATAACTGCGGAGTTCTTTAAAGATAATTCCGTTTATGACCTGGCCAGATTGAATGATTACGAAATCGGCCGTTTAGGAAGGCTAACGGAACCTATGTATCTCCCGGAAGGCGGAACCCATTATCAGCCGATCACCTGGGACGATGCCTTTAAGAAGATAGCCAGTCATCTGAACGCATTGAACTCCCCGGATGAGGCTGCTTTTTACACTTCCGGGAGAACGAGCAATGAAGCTTCATTTGTCTACCAGCTTTTTGTCAGAGAGTATGGCACCAACAATATGCCGGACTGCTCCAATATGTGTCATGAAACATCGGGAACTGCTTTGCGTCCTACTATAGGGATCGGAAAGGGAACGGTAAAACTGGAAGATTTTTACGATACGGATGTAATTATGATCATCGGGCAAAACCCGGGTACCAATGCTCCCAGGATGCTGAGTGCACTGGAAAAGGGTAAAAGGAACGGCGCTAAGATCATCGCCGTAAACCCTTTGCCGGAAGCCGGATTAATGGGCTTCCGAAATCCCCAGGAGATTAGTGGTGTTATCGGCCATGGCGGTAAGCTGGCGGACCTTTACCTGCCTGTGAAAATAAATGGTGATATGGCATTGTTAAAGGCCATTGAATTGTTATTACTCGATCTTGAGGGGAAATCCCCCGGCCAGGTAATTGACCGTGAATTTATAGAAGAAAAGACCGTAGGTTATGATGCCTTTATCCGGCAATTTGAAAATTATACTTTAGAAGAGCTGGCAGAAGCATCCGGTGTATCCCAGGCAGATCTTTATGAAGCCGCTCAGATGCTGGCATATAAAAAACGCATAATTATATGTTGGGGGATGGGTATTACCCAGCAGCCCAATGGGGTAGACATGATCAAAGAAATGCTCAATATACTTTTATTAAAAGGAAGTATAGGGAAACCAGGAGCCGGCGTTTGCCCGGTGAGAGGGCATAGCAATGTGCAGGGGAACAGAACGATGATGATCAATGAAAAACCCACCAATGCGCAATTAGACCGCATGCAGCAGGTTTTTGGCTTTAACCCTCCGCGCAAACATGGGTATGATGTAGTCAGGGCCATAAAAGCAATGCAGGAGGGAAAGCTGAAAGTGCTTTTTTGTATGGGTGGGAATTTCTTATCTGCTACGCCGGATACTACCTATACCGCTGCAGCAATCCGGAAATTGAATTTAACAGCCTGGGTTTCCACAAAACTTAACAGGGGGCATTTAATACACGGCAAAGAGGCTATTATCCTGCCTACCTTATCCCGTAGTGACCTCGATATTGTAAATGGAGAATTACAGATCATCAGCACAGAAAATTCAATGGGCGTTGTGCAGTCATCCAAAGGAATGTTAACGCCTGTATCTGATAACCTTATTAACGAAACGCAGATTGCCTGCCGCCTGGCAATAGCCACACTTCGGAACACCGTTGTAAACTGGCAGCGTTATGCGGATAGTTACGACGCAGTAAGGGATGATATTGAAAGATGTATCCCCGGCTTTGAGGATTATAATAAAAGGGTACGGGAAAAAGGAGGGTTCTATCTGCCTAATGCGGCGCGGGATGGGAACTTTATTACAGAAGAATTTGGAAATCATGTTCCCTTTACGCTAACAGGTTTACCTGAAACCAGCCTTGCGGATGATGAATATATGATGGCTACTACCCGTACGCACGATCAGTTTAATACTACCATCTATGGATTGGATGATCGTTACCGGGGTGTTAAGAACGAACGCCGGGTAATATTTATGAATGAAAAGGATATTGAGAAGGCAGGTTTCAAAGCAGGGGATAAGGTAGATCTTTTCAACTACGATGATAACAAAGAGCGGATTGCCCCCTTATTCATCATCATTGCGTACCCGATACCTGAGAAAAATACGGTGACCTATTTCCCTGAGACAAACGTTTTGGTTTCCGTTAATAATGTGGTGAAGGAAAGTAATATGCCCGCCTCAAAATATGTGAAGATTAAGATCAGAAAACACAGCCCCGGAATATACGAACGGGTGAAAGAACTGGAGGCAGCGCAAACCTTTTCCTGA
- a CDS encoding nucleoside hydrolase, whose protein sequence is MKNIVLLILCLMLCHLTLAQRVKIIFDTDMDSDVDDVGALAMLHGFASLGEAEILAVMVSSLNPWSPGVVDVINTYYGRPDIPIGAVQRFGVYNKSRYARRICGDFKPDVKLGEDMPEATTLYRKILSSQPDSSVVVVTVGDLTNLSKLLDSEADQFSQLKGIDLVKKKVKHLVCMGGRYPADQDPRPWGNFKTDPRSTQHVAAAWPTCIYFTGGGAFADSVPTGKIFFNEKYKHTPMAHAYKLFLEGWKRNWHHSADIIAVYVAVRGHLPYFKLEEHGYNHIFENGTNLWRLAPNDERHYLVSEFAEGIDPKVIAEKFDLLMVMQKKEK, encoded by the coding sequence ATGAAAAACATAGTACTATTGATCCTTTGCCTGATGCTATGCCATCTTACTTTAGCGCAGCGCGTAAAAATTATTTTCGATACAGACATGGATTCCGATGTGGATGACGTAGGAGCCCTGGCGATGCTCCACGGTTTTGCCAGCCTCGGAGAAGCGGAAATCCTGGCCGTTATGGTCTCCAGCCTCAACCCATGGTCGCCGGGAGTAGTGGATGTTATCAATACCTATTATGGCAGACCGGATATTCCTATCGGCGCCGTGCAGCGGTTCGGCGTGTATAATAAATCCAGATATGCACGCAGGATTTGCGGGGACTTTAAGCCAGATGTTAAACTGGGAGAGGATATGCCAGAGGCGACAACGTTATACCGGAAGATATTATCATCGCAACCGGATTCAAGCGTGGTTGTGGTAACAGTGGGCGACCTCACCAATCTTTCCAAACTGCTGGACTCAGAGGCAGATCAATTTAGCCAATTAAAAGGCATTGACCTGGTTAAGAAGAAAGTGAAGCACCTGGTATGTATGGGCGGCAGATACCCGGCTGATCAGGATCCGAGACCCTGGGGTAATTTCAAGACCGATCCGCGCTCCACCCAGCATGTTGCCGCAGCATGGCCCACCTGCATATATTTCACCGGAGGGGGAGCTTTTGCAGACAGTGTACCTACGGGAAAGATTTTTTTCAATGAAAAATATAAGCACACCCCAATGGCTCATGCGTATAAATTATTCCTTGAGGGATGGAAAAGGAACTGGCACCACAGCGCGGACATCATTGCCGTTTATGTGGCCGTCAGAGGGCACTTGCCTTATTTCAAACTGGAAGAACATGGCTATAACCATATTTTCGAAAACGGAACGAACTTGTGGCGTTTAGCACCAAACGATGAGCGGCATTATCTCGTCAGTGAGTTCGCAGAAGGTATTGATCCCAAAGTGATAGCTGAAAAGTTCGATTTACTGATGGTGATGCAAAAAAAGGAGAAATAG
- a CDS encoding DUF4199 domain-containing protein, with protein MENKNHITYGLIGTAICVVLFLSQWFAKVAPDNAAFKWGSVLILGIIIILSCINFSKINGGDVTFGQVFANGFKTTAVITVLFTLVYIIFYLLVPSYKESMIEFSTKQQLDAGATADQVAAGREWMEKYFLVVAVGGIVFLDLLIGVVASLIGAAIVKRKK; from the coding sequence ATGGAAAACAAAAATCATATTACTTACGGCCTCATCGGTACAGCTATCTGTGTTGTATTGTTCCTGAGTCAATGGTTTGCCAAAGTGGCGCCTGACAATGCAGCTTTCAAATGGGGGTCTGTCCTCATTTTGGGTATCATTATTATCCTTAGCTGCATCAACTTCAGCAAGATCAACGGCGGAGATGTTACTTTCGGCCAGGTATTTGCCAACGGTTTCAAAACAACGGCAGTGATCACGGTACTCTTTACCCTGGTCTATATCATATTTTACCTGCTTGTGCCCAGCTACAAAGAATCAATGATCGAATTCAGTACCAAGCAGCAGCTTGACGCTGGAGCTACCGCGGACCAGGTAGCAGCAGGCAGAGAATGGATGGAAAAATACTTCCTCGTAGTTGCAGTAGGTGGCATTGTTTTCCTTGACCTGTTGATTGGGGTAGTTGCCTCTCTCATAGGCGCAGCCATCGTAAAAAGAAAGAAATAA